DNA from Kitasatospora herbaricolor:
GCCGCGTAGCCGGAGGTGGGGATGCCCGCCTGCTGGAACGAGTAGTCGTCGGAGCGGCCCTGGCCCTCGACGTTCTCCTCGGGCTGGACGTTCAGCGAGTCCCAGTACGCCTTCATCGGCGCGGAGGCCGCGGAGGTGATGTTGTTGATGAAGTAGCCGGCGTTGGGCGAGCCCACCATGTCGAAGTTGTAGTAGCCCTTGATGGCGCTGCGCTGGGTCGAACCGAGCTGGCTCACATAGTGGTTGGAGCCCTGCAGGCCCTGCTCCTCGCCCGTCCACCAGGCGAAGCGGACGTGCCGGGTCAGGGTCGGGTTCTGCTGGGCGAGAACGAGCGCGTTCTCCAGCAGGACGGCGGAGCCGGAGCCGTTGTCGTTGATGCCGGGCCCGGCGGAGACGCTGTCCAGGTGGGCGCCGAGCATGGTGACCTGGTCGGCGGGGCCGCCCGGCCAGTCCGCGATCAGGTTGTTGGAGACGTACGTGCAGGAGGTGCAGGACTGCTCGGTGACGGTGTAACCGGCCGCCTGGAGCTTGCCCTTGACGTAGGCCAGCGACTGCGAGTGCCCGGCGGTGCCGGCCCGGCGGTTGCCGCCGTTCTGCGAGCCGATGGTGTTCAGCTGGGCGAGGTGGGCCTGCACGTTGGCGACGCTGATGTCCGGCGCGTTGCCGCCCGGGTTGCCGCCGCCCACGGTGAGCGAGTACTGCGCGGTGTGGGTCGCGGTGCCGCTGCCGGTCACCGTGACGGTGTAGCTGCCGGCGACCGCCGCGGCGGACGCCGACACGGTCATCGTGGCGGACGAACCGGCCTGCACGGACGACGGGTTGAAGCTCACCGTGACGCCGCTCGGCTGGCCGGAGGCGGTGAGGTTGACGGTCTGCGCGCTGCCGGAGGTGACCGCGGTGCTGACCGTGGAACTGGTCGAGGCGCCGGGCTGGACCGAACCGGCGGCCGGGCCGAGCGTCAGCGAGAAGTCGTTGGTGCCGGACGGGGTGCAGGTCGGGTCACCGGTCTGGGCCGGCACGCTGACCGCGTCCCAGGCCGCCTTCGCCCGGTTGAACATGGTGCAGCCCGGGTCCAGGTTCTTGGCCGCCGTGAGGGTGGCCGTCCGGTAGCGCTTGTAGGTCATCCCGCTGGTCTTGAGCAGCATGCCGCCGTAGAAGACCCGGCCGGCGTCGCGGATGCCGATCCCGGTCACGGAGGAGCTGTTGCAGGTCGGGCTGGACGGCTTGCCGCCGCCGGGGGCCGAGCCCTCGGCCAGCAGGTAGAACCAGTGGTTCAGCGGGCCGGCCGCCGCGTGCTCCTCGGTGTTGGGGATCGAGGCCGAGTAGCAGTTGGGGTTGTTGCCGACCAGCGAGGGGTTGTACATGTTCCGGATCGGCCCGCTGCCGACCAGGTTGATCATCTCGCCGACGGTGTAGTCGGGGTTGTCGTACGGGGACGGCTCGGCCGCGTACGCCTCGGTGAGGGCGCCCATGATGTCGCCGGTCGCCTCGCCCAGGCCGGACTCGTTGTTCGCGCCGCCGGGCGTGTACTGGTCGATGCCGTGGCCGAACTCGTGGCCGACCACGTCGATCGAGGCGATCCACTCGTTGGCGTTGTTGTGGCCGATCGATATCGACGAGCCGTCCCAGTAGGCGTTGACGTCGTTCAGGCCGACCTTGACCGGCCAGCTGCCGCCGTTGCCGTTGTGCCCGTTGCGGCCCAGCCAGTCGCGGAGCATGTCCCATTCCTTCTGCGCCGCGAACATCACGTCGGCGCAGCCGGTCTCCTTGCTGGTCGGGTTGCCGGTGCCCCAGGAGTCGCTGGACTTGGAGAAGACCTGGCCGCTGCTGTAGTCGGCGCAGCTCAGCCCGGAGCGGCCGGGGTCGCGCAGCGAGTAGGAGCTGCCGGAGCCCGTGGTGCTGATGGTCAGCGGCGAGGGGCCGTTCCACCTGCTGTTGACGGTGCCGGCCTTGACGTCGTCGTAGCTGTCGATCAGCGCGCCCGTCCGGGCGTCGACGAAGACGTGCTGGTGGCTGGGGGCGGTCGCGGTCCGGCCGGTGAGCACGGTCTCCCAGGCGAGCCGGCCCTTGCCGTCCTTGACCCGGACGACCAGCCGGTGCGAGTCGACCGCGTCCACGGCGGCGAGGGCGCCGCGGGAGGTCCGCTCGGCCTCCGCCGCGCCGACCACGGGGGTGGTCGGCACCCCGACCGGGCCGGTGGAGGCGGACTGGGTGGCCCGGACCCGGCCCTGCCCGTCGGCGATCACGACGGCGTCGCCGCCGACCACCGGCAGGCCGCGGTAGCTGCGCTCGTACGCCACCGAATACATGCCGTCGATCCACGGTGTGACGGTGTGCCGTTCGTAGCTCTCGCCGGGGCCCTTGGCGAGCGAGTCCAGGCCGGCGGCGGCCGCCTGGTCGGCGGCGGAAACGGCGGCGGCAAGGGCGCTGGGCGGGGGAGTGGTGGGCCCGTCCGGCCTGGCCGACGCCGATCCGGCGGTGGTGGCCATCATGCCTGCCAGGACGGCCAGGGTTGTCCCGGCCGTCAGCAATCTGCGTTTGGTGGTTCCGTGCTGCATCGAGGCTCCTCGAACGTGGGGGTCCTCGAGCGCGGACGGTGCAGCGGTGGTGCCCCCGGTACGCCGCCGGGGAGGGCGGTCGTACCGGGGTGTCCGCGCTCGGGTGCCGGAACCCTCACATGTCGTCATGTCCGGAGCAATGGTCTAGTCATCTCCGACGGCGCTTCGGCAAGTTCTGTCAAGGTGCCCACCCCGCAAAGTGGTTGAGACCACCTCATGTACGGGGCGACGTTCCTCCAGTACCGTCCTGGCACGGAGGGCGCCCCGTCGCGCCCGTCGACCCGGCGACCAGGGGGGAGCTGCAGTGCAACGGAGCCACGCCGTCACGCGTACCGACGGGCCGGCCGTCGCCCCTTTGCCGGCCGCCGCCCCGCGGCCTGCCGTCGTCCCGGTGCCCCTGGACCGCGCGCGCCCCGCCCCCGCGCCCCGGGCCCCCGTACGCCCGACCCCCTGGCCGGTGTTCGGTGCCCGGCTGCGCCACTGGCGCCGGAGCGCCGGCCTCACCCAGGCCCGGCTGGCCGCCCTGGTCGGCTACGACCACACGGCCATCAGCAAACTCGAACACGGCATCCGTCGGGCCACCCCGCGCCTGGCCGCCCGGCTCGACGACCTGCTCGGGGCCGAGGGCGACCTGCTGACCGCCTTCCGTGCCGCCGAGGAACGTGAGGAGCGCGCCGACCACCCCGAGAGCGCGCACCACCCCGAGCGCGCCGACCACCCCGAGAGCGCGGACCACCCGGAACACGTGGAGCGGGGGCAGCACAGCCCGCCCGGCCCCGCCCGGCCCGTCCGGCCACCGCTGCCCGGCTGGCCCGCGGCGGAGCCCGCCCGCACCGCGCTGCCGCCGCTGGGCGGCCTGCTCCCGGCCCGCCTCCCCGACTACGGACTGCTCTGCCCCCTGCACGGCGCCTCCGGCTGCGCCGTCCCCCCGGCCGCCGACATCGCCGCCCTGCACGCCGAGTTCTGCGCGGCCGCCCCCGACAGCCCGCCGCGGACGGACGCCGACACCGTGCACGCCCTGACCGGCCTTCTCGCCGTCCACATCCGGGCCGGCGAGGAACACATCCACCCGGGCATCGCCGCCGCCGTCGAACACACCCTGCGGGTGATCGTCCGGCAGTTGCCGCTGGCGCCGGCCGACCCGCGCCGCCCGCTGGCCCGGCTCGCCGCGGAGTACGCGCATGCCGCCGGCGTCCTGCGGATGCAGCGCGGCCGCAACGCCACCGCGATGGCCTGCTTCGACCGCGCGCTCAGCTGGTCCGAACTGGCCGACGACCCGGCCACCCAGGTGGCCGCCCTGAGCGACATGAGCACCCTGGCCCGGCTGGAGGGCGACGCCGCCTCCGCCCTCGGCTACGCCCGTGAGATCACCCGCGCGGCCCCCGGCCGGCACTGGGCCGGCGCGATGGCGCAGGTCTACCAGGCCCGCGCGCACGCCCTGGCCGGGGACGTCCGGGAGACCGTCCGGCACGTCGGCCGGGCCCGCCTGCACCTCGACCACATCGGGTCCCGCGACGAGTCCGACGCCCCCTGGCTGACCATCGCGTCCATGCACCTACGGGTGGAGTCCGGCGCGGCGGCCGCCCTGCGGGACGCCGCCGCCGTGGTCGGCGACCTCGGTCTCGCGCGCCGCGCGCTCGACGCCGCCGGCACCGCCCTGGAGCTGCTGGCACCCGAGCAACTTCCTTCGGCCCGGCTGCTGTTCAGGCTCCGGATCGCCGACTGCCACCTCTGCGCGGACGACCCGCAGGCCGCCCTCGCGCTGCTGCGCCCGGCCCTGGAGGACCCGGCCGTCGGCGTCGGCCTCGGCGGCCTGCCCGCCCTGGTCGGTCACGAACTGCGTGGCCTCCGCGACCGGCTCGCCGCCCGTCGGGGCGGCCCGCCCGAACTCGCCGCCGCCGCCCGGCGGCTGGACGAACTGGCCCGGTGAAGGGCGGCCGCGGCACGGCGGAGTGCGGCGGCGAGTTCGGGCGGGCCGGCCGCTACACCGGCGGCCGTACCCACGGGGCGAAGCGCTGACCGGGGGCGAGATCCTCCCGCCAGTACCTCAGCACCGTCCCGTGCACGACCTCGAACCCCCTCTGCGGCGACCAGGCAGGAGACGGGCTCCCGGCCGCCGGCGTCCGCTTCGAAGGCGACCAGGACGGGCGGCACTCCACCGAGCCGACGAGTGAGCCCCGTCCACTCCTCGCGGGTCGGCGCACGGAAGACCGGATCCTGGAACTCCGCCGGACAGCTGACGAAGGCCGGCTGGTCGAAGACCAGCTCCAGGCCGTGGTGGTAGGCGAGGTCATGCCCGGAGGCCAGCCGGAACTGCCCGGCGTCCCATCCGATCACCTCCCAGTCCCACCAGCTCCCCTCGGGCAGCCGGACGCCGCCGTACGGGCGGGCCCCGCTCACCTCCCGCCCCTCACCCGTGCGGACGGATCGGCGGGGGCCCTCCCCCCGCGGGCCCCCGCCGCTGTCCGCCGGCCGTGGGAACGGTCATGACCGGTAGTACTGCTCGATCGGAACGCGCGCCTCGTCGAACAGCGCCGGCCCGTCCTGGGCCACCGTCGGCCAGGCCCCGGAGACCGGGTTGAGCTCGACGAGTTGCTCGGTGGCCAGCGCGAAGACGACCCGGCCGAGCCCGGAGCGGGCGATGCCGCCGCCGCACATGCCGCAGGGCTGGCAGCTGGTGTACATGGTGGTGCGGGCGGCGGTCTCGGCATCGAGTTCGCGAGCCGCCCAGCGCGCGAGCTTCAGCTCCGGATGGGCGCTGATGTCGTTGTCGCTGCGGACGGTGTTGTGGGCCTCGATCAGGATCGTGCCGTCCGGGGCGGCCAGCAGGGAGCCGTAGGGCGCGTCGCCCAGCTTGACGGCGTTCGCCGCGAGGGCGATCGCGCGGCGCAGGAACTGCTCGTCGGCGGGGGTGATCACGATGCGGTCCTCCAGTGGTTGGCCACGGTGGCGAGGGCCTGCCAGGCGGCGTGCGGCCGGCGGGTGTCCTCCGGGTCCCCGTGGTAGGGGTCGAGCAGGACGGTTTCGGCGCCGAGCTTGCGCAACTGGTCCAGATCGTCGAGGACCTGCTCGACGGTACCGGTGCCGGCGAGCCGCTCGGGGTCGTCGATCGGCGCGTCGGTGAGCCGCAGGGCGATGCGGGGCGCGAACCCCGGCAGCGCGTGCTGCGCGAGGACGGAGCGCATGGCCGGGAGGCCGGCCCGCAGCGGATGCCAGGCGTCGCCGAACCTGATGGTGCGCCGGACGGCGGCCTCGCTGTGGCCGCCGACCCAGACCGGGATCGGGCCGGTGCCGTCGTCGGTCTCCTCGTCCCAGGCCTTTCGCAGGACGGCCAGGTGCTCGTCGGTCAGCCTGCCGCGCGCGGAGTACGGCACGCCGAGCGCCTCGAACTCCTGCCGTGACCAGCCGACGCCGACCCCCAGCACCAGCCGGCCGCCGCTGAGCCGGTTGAGGGTGCCCGCCGTTCGTGCCACCAGCAGTGGCTCCCGGTAGGGCAGGATCAGCACGGTGGTACCCAGCCGCACCGTGCTGGTCACCCCGGCCAGCCAGGCCAGCGTGGTGAACGGCTCGTAGAACGGCTCCGGGTACCGCTCGGCCACCTCCGGGGTGACGACCACATGATCCGACATCATGAGGAGGCCGAAGCCCAGCCCCTCCACGACCTGCGCCCACTCGCGCAGCACACCGGGGTCGGTCCCCGGCCCGAAGTTCGGTACGTTCACGCCTAGTTGCATGATCCGAGGCTATCTCGGCGATCAAGGAGGATGGAAGATTGTTCTCCCGGTCATCCCCGGGTTCCGCCACGGATCTGCCGGTAGAATCGCGATATGGCAGTGAATCTTGACGACGTGGACTGGGCGATCATCGGCGAGCTGCAGCGCGAGGCACGCATCTCCCTCAGCGAGCTGGGGCGGCGCGTGAGCCTCAGTCCCTCGGCCACCACGGAACGGGTCCGCCACCTTGAGGCCACCGGCGTCATCGCCGGCTACCACGCCGTGGTCGACCTGGCGAAGGTCGGCTACCCCGTGCTCGCCGTCGTCCGGCTGAAGTACCCCGGCAACCACCACCAGCCGCTGCGCCGCCTGCTCGCCGAGCGGCGGGAGATCCTGGAATGCCTGCGCACCACCGGCGACGACTGCTACACCCTCAAGGTGGCCGCGACCTCCATGGAGCACCTGGAGAAGCTCATGGACGAACTGGCCGGCTTCGGCAGCACCACCACCAGCGTCGTCTACAGCCAGACCCTGCCCTACCGCGGACCCGAGCGGCCCTGACCGAGGGCGGACCGGGGCGCCCGGCGGCGCCTTCCGCCGGGGCCTCAGCCCGGTCCGGCCGAAGCGGTGGCGTACTCGTGTTCCGCTCACGCGGCGTGGATGCACCCGGCCGACGTGAGCGCTCCGAACTCCGGAGCGGTCAGGACCCGTTGGCCGCGAGCCTCGCACGCGCCGCTGCGCGGAGGTTCCATCTCCGCCCTGACCTGGCGACCGGCAATCGGGCTACCCCGGCCGTGTCCTGCTTGACTCGGGCCGCCGCTGAGAACAGAGTCGACGAGCGGCGCACCCGTACCTGCGCCGGCACGACCTGCGCCTGAGCCTGCCGGGCCTGATGTCCGTCCGGCCCGGCCACTACCGGAGGGCAGAGATGGCCGAGCGTCGGGGTGGCGGGAGGCGGAAGCCGTACGCCGGGGGCGGGTCGCCCGCGGGCGGGCCGGCGCATGCGGGTTCCGTCGCGACCGTGAAGGCGGCCGGTGGCGATGGTCCTTGATCTTGTTCTGATCGGTACCGGCATCACGCTGGGGCCGTTGCACAACAGCGCCTTCATCCTGCTGCTCTCCTCCGAGCGCGGTGTCCGCAAGGGGCTGGCGTTCATCCTGGCCTGGCTCGCGAGCCTGGTACTGGTGATCGCCGGCGTGCTGCTGCTGACCGGCGGCACACCCCCGGGCCGGAACTCGGCCCCCTCGGCGGCGGCCGAGGCAGTGAAGCTGTCGATCGGTGTCGCACTCGTCGTCTACGGCGAGCTCCGGCGCCGCCGGCCGAGGGGCACCCGTCGGCAGCCCAAGTGGATGTCCAGGGTGGACTCCATCTCCGTCTGGACGGCCGCCGGGCTCGCCTTCCTGCTGCAACCGTGGGGCCTGGTGGGCGCGGGCGCCGCCACGGTGGTGCAGGCGAATCTCTCCGACGCCGCCACCGTGGCCCTGCTGTTCGGCTACTGCGTGCTGGCCTCGGCGAGCCTGCTGGTGATGGAGCTGTACACGGCGTTCTCGCCGGAGGCCGCCGGAGCCGCGCTGGGCAGGATGCGCCAGTGGGTCGACGGTCACCAGGAACAGGCGATCGTGCTGATCTGCCTGCTGGTGGGCCTGTGGCTGACCGGCAACAGCATCGACCAACTCGTCAGCTGAGCCGGGCCGGGGCTCGGCCGGCCCTGCGTCGCCCGGGCGTCGGCCCGCGCGATGCCGGCGTGGTCCCGGTGGTCGAGGAATGCGACTGTGCATTCGGCCAGGAATTCCGAACGCCCGTCGGTGATTTCTACAGCTGCTGTTTCCGCTGAAATGGCGGCGGTTGCAGAATTTTGCCGGGAGCCGTGAGAATTCGCACCGCCCCGGACGGGGACTGCTGCTGCCGCCGGGGCCGGCCGTCGCAGCGGCCTGGCGGCTGACCGGGCAACATGTCAGCGCTGCTTCCCCTGGCGCCGGAAGGGTGGTTCGTGTCCGCCCAGGCCGGACTCCGCCGCCGGCGGGCGGATGGTTCGCGACCCGCCGCCTCACCGGGCCGGGTCGAATGCGGGGACGGCCCGGCTGTTGCGAGTGAATTCTCCGGAATTCACCGGTGGATGCGAGCCGTGGTGGCTGTTAGAGTCCGCATGCGCAATTCGCGGTGGCGCGGCGAAAGGCGGATCCGAACCTGAGGATCTGCTCTCGGGCGTCGGGCATCTGCCGTGGGCCACCCGCCCCGGGCACCGTCATGCCCGTGCGCCCATCAGCCGTGGCCGGCCGCCGACGAGCGGCCGCCGCCGCCGGCCTGCCTGACCCACCCCGCGGCGCCCCACCGCCACGCCGGACGACGCGTCGCCCCCGCCACCCCGGGGCCGCCGTCCCGGTGGCGGGCCACGCCGCGCGACACCACTACGTACCGCACCGCCAGGTCGTACTCCGCGCCCTGGAACCGGAAATGGGAGCACACCATGAGAACGGGACTTCTGAGCCGCCTGGGCACCGGGAAGGCACTGGCCGTCGGCGCCCTGCTGGTCCTGGCCCTGCCGGGTACCGCGTACGCCGACACGGTCACTGCGACCGTGAAGACGCCCGGGGCCACGTCCGGGCCCGCCTCGACTTTCGCCGAGATGTCGACCCACGCCGACTGCTCCTCCGGCCTCGTCTCGGGTGGGGGCGTCGACCAGGCCATCGGCACCGGCACGGTCTCGAACGGCAACCATGTGAACGGGACGTCGCCCAGCCCCGACGGCAGCACCGAGTACACCGGCTCGACCGGGGTGGTCGGCACCGACGTGACGCACTGGCTGGCGATCGGCGGCAGTGGCGGCGCCGTGGACAGCGCCTTCTCCACCACCCCGTACGCGGTCTGCTTCAGCAGCAACCTGATCAACCACACCCAGGTGGTGATGAACAGGACCGCCGGACCGACCACGGCCTCGACGGTCGGCCTGGTGGTGGCCACCTGCCCGGCCAACACCCGTCTGCTGGGCGGCGGATCGCGCACCACGCCGGCCAGCGTAGGCAGTTTCAAGCCGATCGCGTGCTACCCCACCTTCAACAACGCCGGCCACGACTACGGCCGGAAGGCCGCGGCCGACGGGGAGAGCAACCCCGACTCCTGGGCCGCGGTCGGGTGGAACGGCGGTGGTGGCGGGGCGACCAACACCACCTACGCCTACGCGATCTGCAGCGGCAGCGGGATCAGCATCGGCGGTGCCACCGTCAAGGTCCGCCACAGTGAGGTCAGCGGTCCGACCTCGGCGACCTCGGGCGCGACCGTGACGGTCGGCTGCGGCGGCGGGGACGGCAAGCTGATCGGCGGCGGCGCCGCCATCAGCGGCGGCAGCGTCACGACCACCGACTTCACCGGCCCGGGTTCTGGCGGCGACCACCTCAACGGCAGCTTCCCCAGCGATTCGGGCGGCAACCCGGTCGCCGACGGGACGACCACGGCCGCCTACTGGACGGCTTGGACCCACACCGGCGGCGCGAGTTCGCCCGCCACCTACTCCGACGCCTGGGCGCTCTGCGCCGACGACGGGGTCTGACCCGGCACCGGCGGGGCGCGCCACCCGAGCGGGTGGGACGGGCGCCGAGTACGACCGAACCGCCCGCTCGCGGACACCGCGGTCGACCCACGACCCCCACCCCCACCCCCATTCCCCGCCCCGTACCACCGCGGGCCGGTCCCTGACCGGCCCGGAGAGGCAGTGTCAACTCCCATGCAGCACAACGAGAACGACCGGACCGCCCGGCCCGGATCCAGGACACTGGCGGTGGCCGGCGCCGCCGGCCTGCTGGCCGCCATGATGGTGCCCGTCACCGCCTCGGCGGACCCGGCGACCGCCGGCACCGCGGTCCCCCCGGCGGCCACGGCGGGCGGGGCCGCCCCGTGCGGCGCCGGCGGCGTCTTCACGGCCACGCCGCCGACCTGCACCTGGACGGCGGCGGGCACGGACGTCCTCACCGTCCCGGCCGGGGTGACCGAGGTGAGCGTCGACCTGTTCGGCGGCGAGGGCGGCAGCGCCGCCGGCTTCGTCGCCCCGAACCCGCCGAACCCGGGGGCGCCCGGCGGGCTCGGCGGCGAGACCCGGGCCACCCTGGCGGTCGGCGCGGGGCAGCGCCTGCAGATCACCGTGGGCGCGGCCGGCAGCCCCGGGAGCTCCCGGCACGGCGAGTTCGCCCGACCGGGCGGCACCGGCCACGGGGCCGGCGGCGGCGGGGCGCACGGGGGCGGCGGATCCGGTGGTGGCGGCTCGGACGTCCGCGCCGGCGACTTCGGCCCCGCCGACCGGATCCTGGTCGCGGGTGGCGGCGGAGGGGCGGGCAACGGCGGGCCCCTGCTGCGCGGCGGCAACGGCGGCGGCCCGGTCGCGGAGCCCGGCGGCCAGGGCGGCGGCCCCGAGGGCTCCGGCGTCGCCGGCGGCGGCGGGACCCGGTCGGCGTACGGTCTTGGCAGCCCCAACTCGGCGCTCGGCGGCCCGGGTGTGGCTGGCGGCGACATCGACCCCAACACCGGCCTGGTCAACCCCGGCAGCGGCGGGCCCGGCGGCAACGGCGGCCGGGGCGGGAACGGCGGCGGCGGTGGCGGCGGTGGCTGGTTCGGCGGTGCGGGCGGCTCCGGCGGCGGGAACCCCGGCAACCTCTACGGCGCGGGCGGTGGCGGCGGGAGCAGCTTCGCGACCCCGGCGGCCTCCGGCGTCGCCCTCCTCCCCGGGGTGAACCACGGCGACGGAAAGGCGGTGGTCTCGTTCCGCTACGGGACGTCGGTCTCGCTCGCCGCGAGCAGCGAGAGCCCGCTGTTCGGGCACTCCGTCAGCCTCACCGCCACCGTCGGCGCGGCGGACCGGGCCGCCGGCACCCCGGGCGGGGCGGTCACCTTCCGGGACGGACCGACCGTGCTGGCGACCGTCCCCCTGACGGCCGGCCGGGCCGTCCTCAGCACCGGCGGACTGCGTCCCGGCGCGCACGCGATCGCCGCCGGCTACGGCGGCGACCCGGCGTTCGCGCCGAGCGCGACGGCGGAGCCGGCCCCGGTCACGGTCGGGTTCAGCCGGCCGTGCGTGACGACCGCGCACCTCGGGCCGCTGACCGTGGCCGCCGGCGAGTCGCTCTGCATCGGCCCCGGCGGCAGCCAGACCGGCCCGCTCACGGTGCGCCCCGGCGGTGCCCTGGCGGTGTCGGGGGCCCCGGTCACCGGTCCGGTCTCCGCCGACGGCGCCCTCGCGGTGGCGATCTGCGCCGCGCGGCTCACCGGCCCGGTGACCGTCCGGCACAGCAGCGGCTTCGTGCTGATCGGCTCGGGGCAGGACGGCCCGGCGCGCTGCGACGGCAACACGCTCAAGGGGCCGCTGACCGTCGACGCCAACACCGGGGGCGTCCAGGTCTCCGCCGACACCGTGACCGGGCCGGTCCGGATCACGGGCAACAGTGGCGGCGGGCTGCCGCCGCAGCCGGCCGGGCCCGTCCTCGAGGCCAACCGGGTGACCGGTCCGGTGACGTGCGAGGGCAACGAACCGGAGCTTCGGCAGACGGACAACACGGTGGACGGGCCGCGGTCGGGCCAGTGCCGCTGAGGCCCGTGCCGCCGCGGCTCGTACCGGAGAGGCCCGTGCCGGTGCGGCTCGTGCCGCGGTGTCGCGCCCGATGACGGTGGACGGGCGCCGCCACCACGGCGACGCCCGTCCAGCAGGGGAGCGGCCGTGGCGCCCAGCCCGAGGGCCGGCCGCCGCCCGGACGTACGGGCGGCGGCCGGCCCGGCTCCGCGGGCCCCGACGGTTGCGCCCCACCCCTACCGGAGCGGCGTCGCCGGGGCCGCGCCCGGCCGCGGGGCCGGCGCCGGGGCGTAGCCGGTGGGCCGGGTGGTGAAGGTCCCCCGGCCCTGGGTGCGGCCGCGCAACCGGGTCGCGTAGCCGAACAGCTCGGCCAGCGGCACGGTCGCGGTGATCACCGCGGTGCCGCCCCGGGTGGTCGAGCCGGAGACCCGGCCGCGCCGGGCCGCCAAGTCCCCGAGCACCCCGCCCACGGCGTCCTCGGGCACCGTCGCGGTGAGTTCGACCACCGGCTCCAGGAGCGCCGTGGCGGCGGCCCGCAGCGCCTCCCGCAGGGCGAGCCGGCCGGCCGTGCGGAACGCCATCTCCGAGGAGTCCTTGGGATGGGTGGCCCCGTCGGTCAGGGTGACCCGCAGTCCGGTGACCGGATGACCCCCGAGGGGGCCCTCCGTCAGGGCGTCGCGGCAGCCGGCCTCGACCGCCCGGACGTACTCCTGCGGCACCCGTCCGCCGACCACGGCCGACCGGAACTCGAAGAGCGCCCCGCCGTCCGCGCCCGCACCCTCGCCGCCGCCGGCGGTGGTCGCCGCCAGTGGATCCACGTCCAGCACCACATGGGCGAACTGCCCGGCGCCGCCCTCCTGTTTGACGTGCCGGTAGAGCAGCCCGGACACCGCACGGGTGACCGTCTCCCGGTAGGAGACCTTCGGCCGGCCGACGCCGACCTCCAGCCCCTGGGCGCGGCGGACCTTCTCCACCGCGACCTCCAGGTGCAGTTCGCCCATCCCCGACAGCACGGTCTGGCCGGTCTCCGGGTCGGTGCGCAGGACCAGCGAGGGATCCTCCTCCACCAGCCGGGCCAGCGCGGCGGCCAGCCGGTCGGTGTCGGTGCTCCGCCGGGCCTCGACCGCCACCGAGACGACCGGGTCGGCCACCGAGGGCGGTTCGAGGAGCAGCGGGGCGGCGGGCAGGCAGAGGGTGGCCCCGGCGCGGGCTGCCTTCGGCCCGATCACCGCGACGATGTCCCCGGCCACCGCCCGGTCCACCTCCGCGTGCCGGTCGGCCTGGACCCGCAGGATCCGGCCGATCCGCTCGGTCCGCCGGGCGCCCACGTCCAGCACCGCCGCTCCCTTGTCGATCGTGCCCGAGTAGACCCGCAGGTAGGTCAGCCGCCCGGTGGCGGTGGAGTTCACCTTGAAGACCAGCGCCGCGAACGGCTCCGCCGGGTCGGCGGCCCGCCGCTGCTCGCCGCCGCCGTGGGTGCCGCGTACCGGTGGCACGTCCAGCGGGGAGGGCAGGTAGGCGACCACGGCCGCCAGCAGCGGCTCGATCCCGCGGTTGCGGTAGGCGGAGCCGCAGAGCACCACCAGGCCCTCGCCGGTACGGGTCAGCTCGCGCAGGGCCGCGGCCAGGGTCGGCGCGGAGAGCGCGGAGTGCTCGCAGAACTCCTCAAGGGCGCCCGGGTGCCGTTCGGCCACCGCCTCCTCCAGTTGGCGTCGGCGCTGCCGGGCCTCCTCCCGCTGCTCGGCCGGCACCGGGCCCTCCAGCGCGCCGGCGTGGCCGTCCGCCCAGGTCAGCGCCCGCAT
Protein-coding regions in this window:
- a CDS encoding GAP family protein, whose product is MVLDLVLIGTGITLGPLHNSAFILLLSSERGVRKGLAFILAWLASLVLVIAGVLLLTGGTPPGRNSAPSAAAEAVKLSIGVALVVYGELRRRRPRGTRRQPKWMSRVDSISVWTAAGLAFLLQPWGLVGAGAATVVQANLSDAATVALLFGYCVLASASLLVMELYTAFSPEAAGAALGRMRQWVDGHQEQAIVLICLLVGLWLTGNSIDQLVS
- a CDS encoding Ig-like domain-containing protein, with the translated sequence MQHNENDRTARPGSRTLAVAGAAGLLAAMMVPVTASADPATAGTAVPPAATAGGAAPCGAGGVFTATPPTCTWTAAGTDVLTVPAGVTEVSVDLFGGEGGSAAGFVAPNPPNPGAPGGLGGETRATLAVGAGQRLQITVGAAGSPGSSRHGEFARPGGTGHGAGGGGAHGGGGSGGGGSDVRAGDFGPADRILVAGGGGGAGNGGPLLRGGNGGGPVAEPGGQGGGPEGSGVAGGGGTRSAYGLGSPNSALGGPGVAGGDIDPNTGLVNPGSGGPGGNGGRGGNGGGGGGGGWFGGAGGSGGGNPGNLYGAGGGGGSSFATPAASGVALLPGVNHGDGKAVVSFRYGTSVSLAASSESPLFGHSVSLTATVGAADRAAGTPGGAVTFRDGPTVLATVPLTAGRAVLSTGGLRPGAHAIAAGYGGDPAFAPSATAEPAPVTVGFSRPCVTTAHLGPLTVAAGESLCIGPGGSQTGPLTVRPGGALAVSGAPVTGPVSADGALAVAICAARLTGPVTVRHSSGFVLIGSGQDGPARCDGNTLKGPLTVDANTGGVQVSADTVTGPVRITGNSGGGLPPQPAGPVLEANRVTGPVTCEGNEPELRQTDNTVDGPRSGQCR
- the fusA gene encoding elongation factor G — translated: MRTEPRPRPVARTTTGALSTVRNLGILAHVDAGKTTVTERILYLTGATHKRGEVHHGTTVTDFDPQERDRGITIFAAAVSCDWDGHRINLIDTPGHVDFSDEVERSLRVLDGAVAVFDAVAGVEPQSESVWRKADRHGVPRIAFVNKLDRAGADLDAAVDSIRRRLHPAPLVVQLPIGREDDFTGVVDLLRMRALTWADGHAGALEGPVPAEQREEARQRRRQLEEAVAERHPGALEEFCEHSALSAPTLAAALRELTRTGEGLVVLCGSAYRNRGIEPLLAAVVAYLPSPLDVPPVRGTHGGGEQRRAADPAEPFAALVFKVNSTATGRLTYLRVYSGTIDKGAAVLDVGARRTERIGRILRVQADRHAEVDRAVAGDIVAVIGPKAARAGATLCLPAAPLLLEPPSVADPVVSVAVEARRSTDTDRLAAALARLVEEDPSLVLRTDPETGQTVLSGMGELHLEVAVEKVRRAQGLEVGVGRPKVSYRETVTRAVSGLLYRHVKQEGGAGQFAHVVLDVDPLAATTAGGGEGAGADGGALFEFRSAVVGGRVPQEYVRAVEAGCRDALTEGPLGGHPVTGLRVTLTDGATHPKDSSEMAFRTAGRLALREALRAAATALLEPVVELTATVPEDAVGGVLGDLAARRGRVSGSTTRGGTAVITATVPLAELFGYATRLRGRTQGRGTFTTRPTGYAPAPAPRPGAAPATPLR